The proteins below are encoded in one region of Acidithiobacillus ferrooxidans ATCC 23270:
- the cgtA gene encoding Obg family GTPase CgtA, with the protein MKFIDEVRIHVASGNGGHGAVSFRREKFIPFGGPDGGDGGRGGSVYLVAQASLNTLIDFRYQRRYRAENGHGGAGRQMTGRAGHDLEIKVPVGTLVYDDDTHELLGDLRFEGERLLIARSGRGGHGNLFYKSSTNRAPRQFEKGGAGEERDLRLELRLLADVGLLGLPNAGKSTLIRAVSAARPKVADYPFTTLYPNLGVVRVAAHESFVLADIPGLIPGASEGAGLGTRFLKHLSRTRLLLHLVDMAPVDGSDPAMNIRALEMELAAYSPTLAARPRWLVVNKSDLLPGEEAEARFQQICTALQWESPAFLISAASGAGCEALVYAIWQALPDLPPAADPTQTEDWGDESDAGERLENWEGDDLDADWEEEQV; encoded by the coding sequence ATGAAATTTATTGATGAAGTACGCATTCATGTGGCGTCCGGCAACGGTGGCCACGGCGCGGTGAGCTTTCGCCGCGAGAAATTTATTCCTTTTGGCGGCCCCGATGGCGGTGATGGCGGACGCGGCGGCAGTGTTTATCTGGTGGCCCAGGCCAGCCTCAACACGCTCATCGATTTTCGTTACCAGCGCCGCTATCGCGCCGAAAATGGTCACGGCGGCGCCGGGCGCCAAATGACGGGCCGCGCCGGTCACGACCTGGAGATCAAAGTCCCGGTCGGCACCCTGGTGTATGACGACGACACCCATGAATTGCTCGGTGACCTGCGATTCGAAGGCGAACGGCTGTTGATCGCCCGGAGCGGCCGCGGGGGGCACGGTAATCTGTTCTATAAATCGAGTACCAATCGCGCCCCTCGTCAGTTTGAGAAAGGCGGCGCGGGTGAGGAACGGGATCTGCGCCTGGAGTTGCGCCTGCTTGCCGACGTCGGCCTGCTGGGGCTGCCCAATGCCGGCAAAAGCACCCTGATCCGTGCCGTCAGTGCCGCCCGCCCCAAAGTGGCGGACTACCCCTTCACTACCTTGTACCCCAATCTCGGCGTCGTGCGCGTCGCAGCGCACGAGTCCTTTGTGCTTGCCGATATTCCCGGCCTCATTCCGGGTGCCTCTGAAGGTGCAGGACTGGGCACCCGCTTTCTCAAGCACCTGAGTCGCACCCGCCTGCTCCTGCATCTGGTAGACATGGCCCCCGTTGACGGGAGCGATCCGGCGATGAATATCCGCGCACTGGAGATGGAGCTGGCCGCCTACAGCCCAACCCTGGCCGCGCGTCCCCGCTGGTTGGTGGTCAACAAGTCAGACCTCCTTCCGGGCGAAGAAGCCGAGGCAAGGTTTCAACAGATTTGCACGGCCCTGCAATGGGAGAGCCCCGCCTTTCTGATCTCGGCGGCCAGCGGCGCCGGGTGTGAGGCTTTGGTGTATGCCATCTGGCAGGCCCTTCCCGACCTTCCTCCGGCCGCTGACCCTACGCAGACAGAGGACTGGGGTGACGAAAGCGATGCAGGCGAGCGCCTTGAAAACTGGGAGGGCGACGATCTCGATGCCGACTGGGAGGAGGAGCAGGTGTGA
- the rpmA gene encoding 50S ribosomal protein L27, which yields MAHKKAGGSSRNGRDSESKRLGVKRYAGQEVISGNIIIRQRGTQFYPGANVGIGKDHTLFATAEGVVKFERKGPRQVRTVSVVSAA from the coding sequence ATGGCACATAAGAAGGCTGGCGGTTCCTCCCGTAACGGTCGCGATTCCGAGTCCAAGCGTCTGGGCGTCAAGCGCTACGCCGGACAGGAGGTCATCAGCGGCAACATCATCATTCGTCAGCGTGGCACCCAGTTTTATCCGGGCGCCAACGTCGGCATCGGCAAAGACCATACCCTCTTTGCCACCGCCGAAGGTGTCGTGAAGTTCGAGCGCAAAGGTCCGCGCCAGGTACGCACCGTCAGCGTCGTTTCGGCAGCCTGA
- the rplU gene encoding 50S ribosomal protein L21, translating to MYAVIENGGKQYRVTVGDKLRLERMEMEPGAELALDRVLMVGVGDDVQVGRPLVEGAAVKATVLSQGRAKKVHIFKMRRRKHYRKQQGHRQYFTEVRITGIEA from the coding sequence ATGTACGCGGTCATTGAAAATGGTGGCAAGCAGTATCGGGTGACAGTGGGCGACAAGCTCCGGCTCGAAAGAATGGAAATGGAGCCCGGTGCCGAACTCGCACTGGACCGTGTGCTCATGGTCGGCGTTGGTGATGATGTCCAGGTCGGCCGACCTCTGGTGGAAGGCGCCGCGGTGAAAGCCACCGTACTCAGCCAGGGCCGCGCGAAAAAGGTACATATTTTCAAGATGCGTCGGCGCAAGCACTACCGTAAGCAGCAGGGCCATCGTCAGTACTTTACCGAAGTCCGCATTACCGGCATTGAAGCCTAA